In one Niveibacterium umoris genomic region, the following are encoded:
- a CDS encoding SPOR domain-containing protein, whose translation MAEARPAATAPEKDERRQLLIRGGVAAAVIGVLLVALLVWERAPDESAEPQPTGKSAAVPTPQQIRAASGEAAPAAQSAGLPVAESSPPVAQSEPTPMPAASEPAVAVDVAEETRGVTTEAPAEVPPARKAAPSSSASAEGTGGRVRLQAGEHIAGAPRLVVQAEPAPAGAKPPAGRAFALQAGVFSSAKNAEDLRARLELAGIPAQVESRVVVGPFKSRQDAEQAQNKLKTLGIARGQLVTVKQP comes from the coding sequence ATGGCCGAAGCCCGCCCCGCCGCCACGGCACCTGAAAAGGACGAACGTCGGCAGTTGTTGATCAGAGGCGGCGTTGCAGCGGCGGTGATTGGCGTATTGCTGGTGGCCCTGCTGGTGTGGGAGCGTGCGCCCGACGAGTCCGCCGAGCCGCAGCCGACGGGCAAATCCGCCGCTGTTCCGACCCCGCAGCAGATTCGCGCGGCCAGCGGTGAGGCCGCCCCCGCCGCCCAATCGGCTGGTTTGCCAGTGGCTGAATCGTCGCCGCCGGTTGCTCAGAGCGAACCCACGCCGATGCCTGCTGCGAGCGAGCCCGCGGTGGCCGTTGACGTGGCCGAAGAGACGCGAGGCGTTACCACCGAAGCGCCCGCCGAGGTGCCCCCGGCGCGCAAGGCAGCCCCATCGTCATCGGCATCCGCAGAAGGTACGGGCGGGCGCGTCCGCTTGCAAGCCGGTGAGCATATAGCCGGCGCCCCGCGCCTGGTGGTGCAGGCCGAGCCGGCACCGGCCGGCGCGAAACCCCCGGCGGGTCGCGCGTTTGCCTTGCAGGCTGGGGTATTCTCCAGCGCGAAGAATGCCGAGGACTTGCGTGCAAGACTCGAACTGGCCGGCATACCGGCGCAAGTCGAATCGCGTGTCGTGGTCGGGCCCTTCAAGTCGCGTCAGGACGCCGAACAGGCACAGAACAAACTCAAGACGCTGGGGATTGCGCGCGGTCAGCTGGTGACCGTCAAGCAACCCTGA
- a CDS encoding TetR/AcrR family transcriptional regulator, whose protein sequence is MPPRPNLSDDERSARRQEILAAAERLYGHGEAALPSVAAIAVEAGLAKGTVYLYFATKEEIFLALMEVRLEGLIRVVGESLAGGAQDWRARFIAAYVGELAAHPGFLRLAAIGNTVIERNLAVEVGTAFKQRLAAMLTEAGAGVAAVCGCSADEGARRLMQTYALSIGLWQMLDWPPTLAAVLHRPELAVLRRDFEAELKDMLERLWA, encoded by the coding sequence ATGCCACCCAGACCCAATCTGTCGGATGACGAACGCAGCGCCCGCCGCCAGGAAATCCTCGCGGCAGCCGAGCGCCTGTACGGACACGGCGAGGCGGCGCTGCCCTCGGTCGCCGCCATCGCGGTCGAAGCGGGGCTTGCCAAGGGCACGGTCTACCTTTACTTCGCGACGAAGGAAGAGATCTTCCTCGCGCTGATGGAAGTGCGGCTCGAAGGCCTGATCCGCGTTGTCGGCGAATCGCTTGCCGGTGGCGCGCAGGATTGGCGTGCGCGCTTCATCGCGGCCTACGTCGGGGAGCTCGCCGCCCACCCGGGCTTCCTGCGCCTCGCTGCGATCGGCAATACCGTCATCGAACGCAATCTGGCCGTTGAGGTCGGTACGGCGTTCAAGCAGCGCCTCGCGGCCATGCTGACCGAGGCAGGCGCGGGGGTTGCAGCGGTGTGTGGGTGCAGCGCCGACGAAGGTGCGCGGCGCCTGATGCAGACCTATGCGCTGAGCATTGGCTTGTGGCAAATGCTCGATTGGCCGCCGACGCTCGCTGCGGTGCTACATCGGCCGGAACTGGCGGTGCTACGGCGTGACTTCGAGGCCGAACTCAAAGACATGCTCGAACGCCTCTGGGCCTGA
- the fliW gene encoding flagellar assembly protein FliW, whose amino-acid sequence MQIESAQFGTIEVADDKLIQFPGGLPGFEDCRDFALLHPDADQPRVFYLQSSTHPDVAFSIASPDQFGLHYEFTLTDDELASIELQRAEDAAVMVILRRNAEESGSPVRAILTAPLVINLGSRKGLQKAIANVGCDITLRSAD is encoded by the coding sequence ATGCAGATCGAAAGCGCGCAGTTCGGTACGATCGAAGTGGCCGACGACAAGCTCATCCAGTTCCCGGGTGGCTTGCCCGGTTTCGAGGATTGCCGGGACTTCGCCCTGCTGCATCCGGATGCCGACCAGCCGCGTGTGTTTTACCTGCAGTCGAGCACCCATCCCGACGTGGCGTTTTCGATTGCCTCGCCCGACCAGTTCGGTCTGCATTACGAGTTCACGCTGACCGACGACGAACTGGCTTCGATCGAATTGCAGCGTGCCGAAGATGCCGCGGTGATGGTGATCCTGCGGCGCAATGCCGAAGAGTCCGGTAGCCCGGTGCGGGCGATCCTGACCGCGCCGCTCGTCATCAACCTGGGGTCGCGCAAGGGGCTGCAAAAAGCCATCGCGAACGTGGGTTGCGACATCACGCTGCGTTCGGCTGACTGA
- a CDS encoding SDR family NAD(P)-dependent oxidoreductase, with product MSQQQLKGAWALVTGASSGLGEDFARELAAQGMNLVLAARTRVPMEALASALRSAHGVEVVVESIDLSLPESADELQRRIAARGIQIEVLINNAGFGVYGEFVSTDWARIETMLQVDLMTLTRLTHRYGAEMAARGHGRILLISSIGGYQATPLYAAYCAAKAYVLSLGEALNDELGRRGVTVSVLSPGITATKFLAVSGQRATFYQRMLMMQSLPVVRIGLKALARGRASIVPGVANALTVFGNRFLPRRWQSAIAYQLMKN from the coding sequence ATGAGCCAACAGCAGTTGAAGGGCGCCTGGGCACTGGTCACCGGTGCGTCGAGCGGTCTCGGTGAGGACTTCGCGCGGGAACTGGCCGCGCAGGGCATGAATCTGGTGCTCGCGGCGCGCACGCGGGTGCCGATGGAAGCGCTTGCGAGCGCGCTGCGCAGCGCGCATGGCGTGGAGGTGGTGGTCGAATCGATCGACCTTTCGCTGCCTGAGTCGGCGGACGAACTGCAGCGGCGCATCGCCGCGCGGGGCATCCAGATCGAGGTGCTGATCAACAATGCGGGCTTCGGCGTCTATGGCGAGTTCGTCAGCACCGACTGGGCGCGCATCGAGACCATGCTGCAGGTCGATCTGATGACGCTGACCCGGCTGACCCACCGTTACGGCGCCGAAATGGCGGCACGGGGCCACGGCCGCATCCTGCTGATTTCGTCGATCGGTGGCTATCAGGCGACGCCGCTGTACGCCGCCTACTGCGCGGCGAAGGCCTATGTGCTGTCGCTGGGCGAGGCGCTCAACGACGAACTCGGCCGTCGTGGCGTGACGGTGAGCGTGCTGTCGCCGGGCATCACCGCGACGAAGTTCCTCGCGGTGTCGGGCCAGCGCGCGACTTTCTACCAGCGCATGCTGATGATGCAGAGCCTGCCGGTGGTGCGCATCGGCCTGAAAGCCCTGGCACGGGGCCGGGCGAGTATCGTGCCGGGTGTCGCCAACGCGCTGACGGTGTTTGGCAACCGCTTCCTGCCGCGCCGCTGGCAGAGTGCGATTGCCTATCAACTGATGAAGAACTGA
- a CDS encoding neutral zinc metallopeptidase, whose amino-acid sequence MRFEDESGSDNIEDRRGEGGGGGLPIGGGSIGIGTVVLALAAWYFGIDPRVVLNLASQSPAPATQHRPAGPVTESASEAQARKLVGVVLHDTEKTWSRIFEARGAQYPKPKLVLFRGQIRTGCGQGQAAMGPFYCPADEKVYIDLGFYDELARRFKAPGDFAQAYVIAHEVGHHVQKVLGISDKVHAAQQARGEAQRNALSVRLELQADCFAGLWAKQAVASGNLKLEPGDVEEALTAATAIGDDTLQKQARGVAVPESFTHGSSEQRVRWFSRGLERGQISDCDTFKAREL is encoded by the coding sequence ATGCGCTTCGAAGACGAATCCGGTAGTGACAACATCGAAGACCGTCGCGGTGAAGGCGGGGGTGGCGGCTTGCCGATCGGCGGCGGCTCTATCGGCATCGGTACCGTGGTGCTTGCGCTGGCGGCCTGGTACTTCGGCATCGACCCCCGCGTGGTGCTCAACCTGGCCTCGCAATCGCCGGCCCCCGCGACGCAGCACCGCCCGGCGGGCCCGGTCACCGAATCGGCCAGCGAGGCCCAGGCGCGCAAGCTGGTCGGTGTCGTCCTGCACGACACCGAGAAGACCTGGAGTCGCATCTTCGAAGCGCGCGGCGCGCAGTATCCCAAGCCCAAGCTGGTGCTCTTCCGGGGCCAGATACGCACCGGCTGTGGCCAAGGCCAGGCCGCGATGGGGCCCTTCTATTGCCCGGCTGACGAAAAGGTATATATCGACCTGGGTTTTTACGACGAACTCGCGCGCCGCTTCAAGGCGCCGGGCGACTTCGCCCAGGCCTATGTGATCGCGCATGAGGTGGGCCACCATGTGCAGAAAGTGCTCGGCATCTCCGACAAGGTGCATGCGGCGCAGCAGGCGCGAGGCGAGGCGCAGCGCAACGCGCTCTCGGTGCGCCTTGAACTGCAAGCGGACTGCTTTGCCGGCTTGTGGGCCAAGCAGGCTGTGGCCAGCGGAAACCTCAAGCTAGAACCGGGCGACGTCGAAGAGGCGCTGACGGCTGCCACCGCCATCGGCGACGACACGCTGCAGAAGCAGGCGCGTGGCGTAGCGGTGCCGGAAAGCTTCACCCACGGCTCGTCGGAACAACGCGTGCGCTGGTTCTCGCGTGGGCTTGAGCGCGGCCAAATCTCCGATTGCGACACCTTCAAGGCGCGGGAGCTCTAG
- the recG gene encoding ATP-dependent DNA helicase RecG — MPKVQALSSTSDGFGALPKPLASRLNKLGLFREADLVLHLPMRYEDETRVVPIAGAPLGVATQVEGVVQHCEIGFRPRRQLVARIADETGELTLRFLNFYPSQQKQLAEGARVRVFGEIRGGFFGDEMVHPRVKVVREGEALPDALSPVYPTTAGLAQSALRKLIDRAIKQADMGELLPEALRKTLRLPEFERSVRALHHPQPGMSIAALEDRSHPAWRRIKFEELLAQQLSLRKAYAARRARRATVLRGTGALSGPLLASLPFALTGAQQRAVDEIARDLATPHPMQRLLQGDVGSGKTIVATLAMLQAVESGWQAALMAPTEILAEQHFRKLESWLAPLGIKVAWLAGSQKKKAREAALAMLASGEAMLAVGTHALIEDPVAFPRLGLAVVDEQHRFGVRQRLALREKHEGAGAPLPHMLMMSATPIPRTLAMSFYADLDVSILDELPPGRTPIVTKLVSDARRDQVVAKVRDACREGRQAYWVCPLIEESETLQLQTAVETHERLLAELPELKIGLVHGRLKADEKAAVMGGFVRNEVQVLVATTVIEVGVDVPNASLMVIEHAERFGLAQLHQLRGRVGRGAAASACILIYSQPLSQAGRARLKVIYENTDGFAIAQEDLRLRGPGEFIGARQSGSALLRYADLETDADLVDAARAAAEELLARQPAAAAAILERWHGGRSEYLKA; from the coding sequence ATGCCCAAGGTTCAAGCTCTTTCTTCGACGTCCGACGGTTTTGGTGCCCTGCCCAAACCGCTCGCGAGCCGCCTGAACAAGCTCGGTCTGTTCCGCGAGGCCGATCTGGTGCTGCACCTGCCGATGCGCTACGAGGACGAGACGCGGGTGGTGCCGATTGCCGGCGCGCCGCTGGGCGTGGCGACGCAGGTCGAGGGCGTCGTGCAGCACTGCGAAATCGGCTTTCGGCCGCGACGGCAATTGGTGGCGCGCATCGCGGATGAGACCGGCGAATTGACGCTGCGTTTCCTGAACTTCTATCCCAGCCAGCAGAAGCAGTTGGCCGAGGGGGCGCGGGTGCGGGTGTTCGGCGAAATCCGTGGGGGCTTCTTTGGCGACGAGATGGTCCATCCGCGCGTCAAGGTGGTTCGCGAGGGTGAGGCCTTGCCGGATGCCCTATCACCCGTTTATCCGACCACCGCTGGGCTTGCGCAGAGCGCGCTACGCAAGCTGATCGACCGGGCGATCAAGCAGGCCGACATGGGCGAGTTGCTGCCGGAAGCGCTGCGCAAGACGCTGCGGCTGCCAGAGTTCGAGCGCTCGGTGCGGGCGCTGCATCATCCGCAACCGGGCATGTCGATCGCAGCGCTGGAGGACCGTAGTCACCCGGCGTGGCGGCGCATCAAGTTCGAGGAGTTGCTCGCGCAGCAATTGTCGCTGCGCAAGGCCTACGCCGCGCGCCGTGCCAGGCGGGCGACCGTGCTGCGGGGGACCGGCGCCCTGAGCGGACCGCTGCTGGCGAGCCTGCCCTTCGCGCTGACGGGGGCGCAGCAACGCGCCGTGGATGAGATTGCACGCGACCTCGCGACCCCGCATCCAATGCAGCGCCTGTTGCAAGGCGATGTGGGGTCGGGCAAGACCATCGTTGCCACGCTGGCGATGTTGCAGGCGGTGGAAAGTGGCTGGCAGGCGGCTCTGATGGCGCCGACCGAGATCCTCGCCGAGCAGCACTTCCGCAAGCTTGAGTCCTGGCTGGCGCCGCTCGGCATCAAGGTCGCCTGGCTGGCCGGCAGCCAGAAGAAGAAGGCGCGCGAGGCCGCGCTTGCGATGCTGGCCTCGGGCGAGGCCATGCTGGCGGTCGGCACCCACGCACTGATCGAAGACCCGGTTGCCTTCCCTCGCCTCGGCCTGGCGGTGGTCGACGAACAGCATCGTTTCGGTGTGCGCCAACGCCTTGCACTGCGCGAGAAGCACGAAGGCGCAGGTGCGCCGCTGCCGCACATGCTGATGATGAGTGCGACGCCGATACCGCGCACGCTGGCGATGAGCTTTTACGCCGACCTCGATGTCTCGATACTCGACGAACTGCCGCCCGGCCGCACCCCCATCGTCACCAAGCTGGTGTCCGACGCGCGCCGCGATCAGGTCGTGGCGAAGGTGCGCGATGCCTGCCGCGAGGGTCGTCAGGCCTACTGGGTGTGCCCCCTGATCGAAGAGAGCGAGACGCTGCAGTTGCAGACCGCCGTCGAAACGCACGAACGGCTGCTGGCCGAGCTGCCGGAGCTGAAGATCGGTCTCGTGCATGGGCGCCTGAAGGCCGACGAGAAGGCGGCGGTGATGGGCGGCTTTGTGCGCAATGAAGTGCAGGTACTCGTCGCGACCACGGTGATTGAGGTGGGTGTGGATGTGCCCAACGCCAGCCTGATGGTGATCGAACACGCCGAGCGTTTCGGCCTAGCGCAGTTGCACCAATTGCGCGGGCGCGTTGGTCGCGGTGCCGCTGCGTCGGCGTGCATCCTGATTTACAGCCAGCCCTTGTCGCAGGCCGGGCGGGCGCGCCTGAAGGTGATCTACGAGAACACCGATGGCTTCGCGATCGCGCAGGAGGATCTGCGCCTGCGCGGTCCGGGCGAATTTATCGGCGCACGCCAGAGCGGCAGCGCGTTGTTGCGCTACGCCGATCTTGAGACCGATGCCGACCTGGTGGACGCCGCGCGCGCTGCGGCCGAAGAACTGCTCGCGCGGCAACCGGCTGCGGCCGCCGCGATCCTCGAACGCTGGCATGGCGGCCGCAGCGAATACCTGAAGGCTTGA
- a CDS encoding GMC family oxidoreductase: MNTPLQTARHNQLPDPIGEAFDGKWRDHHIDGAKLEKDLTLEADVVIVGTGAGGGTTAERLTQAGLSVILLEEGALNTSRDFQLEERLSYPRLYQESAGRKTMDHGVGILQGRTVGGSTVVNWTTSIRTPDNTLAHWREHHGLSGLTPEAMQPWFERREERLSIAAWPTQPNRHNALLRDGAYKLALEPVTIHRNVKGCWNLGYCGMGCSTNAKQSMLVTTIPAAMDHGARLLSRMRAERLEHANGRVSALIAHPMDAFGQVRRDRTVRLQAKHFVLAGGAIGTPALLLRSAAPDPHRHTGARTFLHPVVLSAALMPEPVEAFTGAPQSIYIDEYLWPKDGSMGFKLEVPPIHPLIASVVMSDFGEAHRHYMRQMNHWYVAIALLRDGFHEQSQGGRVVLDGHGDPQLDYPLTDYVWAGARKAFHAMADLQYAVGAKTVLPIHLDAKATTRVADAHAQIDALKLATRRTKVVSAHVMGGAAMSPDEKGGVVRPDGVHHQLENLSVHDGSILPTSLGANPQLTIYGLTAMLSEQLVKRLGKA, encoded by the coding sequence ATGAACACGCCCCTGCAAACCGCGCGGCACAACCAGCTGCCCGACCCGATCGGCGAAGCCTTCGACGGGAAGTGGCGCGACCATCACATCGACGGTGCCAAGCTTGAAAAAGACCTCACGCTGGAAGCGGACGTCGTCATCGTCGGCACTGGCGCCGGTGGTGGCACAACGGCCGAACGACTGACGCAGGCCGGGCTGTCGGTGATCCTGCTGGAGGAGGGCGCCCTGAACACCTCGCGCGACTTCCAGCTGGAAGAGCGCTTGTCCTACCCGCGGCTCTATCAGGAATCGGCGGGGCGCAAAACCATGGACCACGGCGTCGGCATCCTGCAGGGCCGCACCGTCGGCGGGTCGACGGTGGTGAACTGGACGACCAGCATCCGCACCCCCGACAACACGCTGGCGCACTGGCGCGAACACCACGGTCTGAGCGGGCTCACGCCTGAAGCCATGCAGCCGTGGTTCGAGCGCCGCGAAGAGCGCTTGTCGATTGCCGCCTGGCCGACCCAGCCGAACCGCCACAACGCCTTGCTGCGTGACGGCGCCTACAAGCTGGCCCTCGAACCCGTGACGATCCACCGCAACGTCAAGGGGTGCTGGAACCTGGGCTACTGCGGCATGGGCTGTTCGACCAACGCCAAGCAGTCGATGCTGGTGACGACGATTCCGGCGGCGATGGATCACGGCGCGCGGCTGCTGTCGCGGATGCGTGCCGAGCGCCTGGAGCACGCCAACGGTCGCGTCAGCGCGCTGATCGCGCACCCGATGGATGCCTTTGGACAGGTGCGGCGCGATCGCACCGTGCGTTTGCAGGCCAAGCACTTCGTGCTGGCCGGTGGTGCCATCGGCACGCCGGCGTTGCTGCTGCGGTCCGCCGCGCCCGATCCGCATCGCCACACCGGCGCACGCACCTTCCTGCACCCGGTGGTGCTGTCGGCGGCATTGATGCCTGAGCCGGTCGAGGCGTTTACCGGTGCGCCGCAGTCGATCTACATCGACGAATACCTGTGGCCGAAAGACGGCAGCATGGGCTTCAAGCTCGAAGTGCCGCCGATCCACCCGCTGATCGCATCGGTCGTGATGTCGGACTTCGGCGAAGCACACCGCCATTACATGCGGCAGATGAACCACTGGTACGTGGCGATTGCCTTGCTGCGCGACGGCTTCCACGAGCAAAGCCAGGGCGGGCGCGTGGTGCTCGACGGCCACGGCGATCCGCAACTCGACTACCCGCTCACTGATTACGTCTGGGCCGGCGCGCGCAAGGCCTTCCACGCCATGGCCGACCTGCAGTACGCGGTGGGCGCGAAGACCGTATTGCCGATCCACCTCGATGCGAAGGCGACCACGCGGGTGGCCGACGCGCATGCGCAGATCGATGCGCTCAAGCTCGCGACGCGCCGCACCAAGGTCGTCAGCGCCCATGTGATGGGCGGCGCCGCGATGTCGCCCGATGAAAAGGGCGGCGTGGTGCGGCCGGATGGCGTCCACCACCAGCTCGAAAACCTGTCGGTGCACGATGGCTCGATCCTGCCGACCTCACTGGGGGCGAATCCGCAGCTGACGATCTATGGCCTCACCGCGATGCTCAGCGAACAACTCGTCAAGCGTCTGGGTAAGGCTTGA
- a CDS encoding DUF2802 domain-containing protein, translated as MREVIMGLVALLCLYLAYVVLRLFRVSRPAPAEPRYEPEYETVLDTLDRVEPPPPPKPLVEALTPVDHVHSRTEREAFDALVELARLRFQVEALEAAQTSLREEMDAMRESFEAEIGALRNARSVSPQYGEAVALAQRGFETAAIAERCGISVSEAELVAALARGARTQE; from the coding sequence TTGCGCGAAGTAATCATGGGCCTGGTGGCGCTGCTGTGCCTCTATCTCGCCTATGTCGTGCTGCGCCTGTTCCGGGTGTCTCGCCCGGCCCCCGCGGAACCGCGTTACGAGCCGGAATACGAAACCGTGCTCGACACCCTCGACCGCGTCGAACCGCCACCACCGCCCAAACCGCTGGTCGAGGCCCTGACCCCTGTCGATCACGTCCATTCCAGAACCGAACGTGAAGCCTTCGATGCGCTCGTTGAACTTGCCCGCCTGCGCTTCCAGGTCGAAGCCCTTGAGGCAGCCCAGACGAGTCTGCGCGAGGAAATGGATGCGATGCGCGAAAGTTTCGAGGCCGAAATCGGCGCCTTGCGCAACGCGCGTAGCGTTTCGCCGCAATACGGCGAAGCGGTGGCGCTGGCGCAGCGCGGGTTTGAAACCGCCGCGATCGCCGAGCGCTGCGGCATCTCGGTGTCCGAAGCCGAACTGGTTGCCGCGCTGGCGCGTGGCGCACGTACACAGGAGTGA
- a CDS encoding acyltransferase family protein, translated as MARGEEVDNNFDLLRHVAATLVLWFHAFSLSASRNDPLAGTPFDGALGVNIFFAISGFLITESWIRRSNALAFAEARVLRIMPALLASVGLCAFVIGPALSRASLTEYLFDWHLRWFVLGNASLLWMEEELPQLFITNPHPAIVNGSLWTLPKEATMYGLVLGIGLLCRGKALSRAFIPLLCVAFAIASWRFIQLEQSEHALSLARVSRYFIAGAIIGSLSNSARGPAIVAVFLLASLVAAPLPTAIQAIAIPIALASAVLACARIRLPMVVGGRWPVDLSYGLYIYGYPLQQVLFQCWPQLDGYRMFAISLPLTGLVAIASWHFVEKPALAKKGQFAAWLRPRVAVRSIHAD; from the coding sequence GTGGCTCGTGGCGAGGAAGTCGACAATAATTTCGATTTGCTGCGGCATGTCGCGGCAACGCTGGTGCTTTGGTTTCACGCGTTTTCGCTCTCCGCCAGCCGCAATGACCCTCTGGCCGGCACACCGTTCGACGGCGCTCTCGGCGTTAACATCTTCTTCGCCATCAGTGGCTTCCTGATCACCGAGAGCTGGATACGACGCAGCAACGCGCTCGCATTTGCCGAGGCCCGAGTGCTGCGCATCATGCCGGCTCTGCTCGCCTCGGTCGGCCTCTGCGCTTTCGTAATCGGCCCTGCCCTAAGCCGCGCCTCGCTTACCGAATACCTGTTCGACTGGCATCTGCGCTGGTTCGTATTGGGCAACGCATCCCTCTTATGGATGGAGGAGGAACTTCCCCAACTGTTCATAACAAACCCGCATCCGGCGATCGTCAACGGATCGTTATGGACGCTACCCAAGGAAGCGACCATGTATGGCTTGGTGCTCGGGATCGGGCTGCTATGCAGAGGAAAGGCGCTTTCGCGCGCATTCATTCCGTTGCTTTGTGTGGCGTTCGCAATTGCGTCGTGGCGCTTCATCCAGCTCGAGCAGAGCGAGCATGCACTTTCGCTGGCACGCGTCTCACGCTATTTCATTGCTGGCGCGATTATCGGATCGCTGTCAAACAGCGCGCGGGGGCCTGCGATCGTCGCGGTCTTTCTTTTGGCCTCGCTAGTCGCCGCACCCTTGCCCACAGCGATTCAAGCGATCGCCATTCCCATCGCTCTAGCCTCCGCTGTACTGGCGTGCGCACGTATACGCCTGCCGATGGTCGTTGGCGGTCGGTGGCCGGTTGACTTGTCTTACGGGCTCTACATTTACGGTTACCCGCTGCAGCAAGTGCTTTTCCAGTGTTGGCCACAGCTGGATGGCTATCGCATGTTCGCCATTTCGCTCCCGCTGACCGGTCTGGTAGCCATAGCGTCGTGGCACTTCGTGGAAAAACCGGCGCTGGCAAAGAAGGGACAGTTTGCTGCTTGGCTGCGTCCGCGTGTCGCGGTCAGAAGCATCCACGCGGACTAG
- a CDS encoding Rid family detoxifying hydrolase: MSKSIISTPAAPAAIGTYSQAVKAGNTVYLSGQIPLDPVSMTLVEGGFEAQTVQMFENLKAVAEAAGGSLADAVKLTIYLTDLSNFATVNTVMARYFSEPYPARAAVGVKELPRGSLVEADAILVLGA, translated from the coding sequence GTGAGCAAATCGATCATTTCAACGCCGGCAGCGCCGGCGGCCATTGGCACCTATTCGCAGGCTGTGAAGGCCGGAAACACCGTCTACCTCTCGGGCCAGATCCCGCTCGACCCGGTCAGCATGACCTTGGTCGAGGGTGGCTTCGAGGCGCAGACCGTGCAGATGTTCGAGAACCTGAAGGCGGTCGCCGAAGCCGCGGGCGGCTCGCTCGCTGATGCGGTCAAGCTGACGATCTACCTGACCGATCTGTCGAACTTCGCGACCGTGAACACGGTGATGGCGCGCTACTTCAGCGAGCCGTATCCCGCGCGCGCCGCCGTCGGCGTGAAGGAGCTGCCGCGCGGCTCGCTGGTCGAGGCCGACGCGATCCTGGTGTTGGGCGCCTGA
- a CDS encoding YdcF family protein, producing MDLHTLAFLAKKLIGIFLLPPMLPLTLVMLGLLLMKRRPRSGRWLAWGGVAVGVLLSWPVSVGWMLRELEHDAPITASQLKQAQAIVILAGGRRRYAPEFGGETISRITLERTLYGARLAKQSGLPVLVTGGSPTRGTPEAELMRRTLRDDFGVAARWVEGASLDTRENAVFSAQLLSAAGIKRIALVTHAAHMPRSIREFEQAGLTVYPAPTAYFTGRDDAPDALPDLPNANSAYAGFYALHEWLGLIALRLRSAL from the coding sequence ATGGATTTGCACACTTTAGCGTTTCTTGCCAAGAAGCTGATCGGCATTTTCCTGTTGCCGCCCATGCTGCCGCTCACGTTAGTCATGCTTGGTCTGTTGCTGATGAAACGACGCCCACGCAGCGGCCGCTGGCTTGCGTGGGGCGGCGTCGCGGTCGGGGTGCTGCTGAGCTGGCCGGTCAGCGTGGGATGGATGCTGCGGGAACTGGAGCACGACGCACCGATCACCGCGTCGCAATTGAAGCAGGCGCAGGCGATCGTGATCCTCGCCGGCGGGCGGCGCCGCTACGCGCCGGAATTCGGCGGCGAGACAATCAGCCGCATCACGCTGGAACGTACGCTGTACGGCGCGCGCCTGGCAAAGCAGAGCGGGCTGCCGGTGCTGGTCACCGGAGGCTCGCCGACACGCGGCACACCTGAGGCAGAACTGATGCGGCGGACCCTGCGTGACGATTTCGGCGTCGCAGCCCGCTGGGTCGAGGGCGCCTCGCTGGATACCCGCGAGAACGCGGTTTTCAGCGCGCAACTGCTGTCGGCAGCGGGCATCAAGCGCATTGCCCTGGTGACCCATGCCGCGCACATGCCGCGGTCGATCAGGGAATTCGAACAGGCCGGCTTGACGGTCTACCCGGCGCCGACCGCCTATTTCACCGGTCGCGACGACGCGCCTGATGCGCTACCCGATCTGCCCAACGCCAACAGTGCCTATGCCGGCTTTTACGCGCTCCACGAATGGCTGGGTCTGATTGCACTGCGGCTGCGCAGCGCCCTCTGA
- a CDS encoding nuclear transport factor 2 family protein, giving the protein MHPNEALILRFYDALQRKDGAAMAACYAPDATFCDPAFGRLSADEVGAMWRMLTARATDLSVVASAIAADANTGAAHWDATYTFSKTGRKVRNRIDARFTFRDGLIASHEDSFSLWRWAAMAMGLVGALLGWTPPMQAAIRRQSRQALEAWIRREKGAP; this is encoded by the coding sequence ATGCACCCGAACGAAGCCCTGATCCTGCGTTTTTACGACGCGCTCCAGCGCAAGGACGGCGCCGCGATGGCCGCCTGCTACGCGCCCGATGCGACCTTCTGCGACCCGGCCTTCGGTCGTCTAAGTGCCGACGAGGTCGGCGCGATGTGGCGGATGCTGACGGCCCGCGCAACAGACCTGAGCGTCGTCGCGAGCGCGATAGCGGCCGATGCAAACACCGGTGCGGCGCATTGGGATGCCACGTATACCTTCAGCAAGACGGGCCGCAAGGTGCGCAATCGCATCGACGCGCGCTTCACGTTCAGGGACGGCCTGATCGCCAGCCACGAAGACAGTTTCAGCCTGTGGCGCTGGGCTGCCATGGCGATGGGGCTGGTCGGGGCGCTGCTCGGCTGGACGCCACCGATGCAAGCCGCGATCCGGCGGCAGAGCCGGCAGGCGCTTGAAGCCTGGATCCGGCGCGAAAAGGGTGCGCCGTAA